One region of Deinococcus budaensis genomic DNA includes:
- a CDS encoding metal-binding protein: MPSGRVHNLTNIAVYSVLAAGVLVASRQELLNITPVQALTFTLGFFVGTFLLSPDLDLAEGRVDSKRRWGVLGFLWVPYGMLFSHRGLSHTWLLGPLTRLAYLAVIVGLIAGLLRFVWPGVPLPSIPQPISLKVLLPLLLGYYLSQWLHLLADGVRPDHGMRHARRKVRGRG; this comes from the coding sequence GTGCCCAGTGGTCGCGTTCACAACCTCACCAACATCGCCGTCTACAGCGTCCTGGCCGCCGGGGTGCTCGTCGCCTCGCGCCAGGAACTGCTGAACATCACGCCCGTGCAGGCGCTCACCTTCACGCTGGGCTTTTTCGTGGGCACCTTCCTGCTCTCGCCCGACCTCGACCTCGCGGAAGGGCGGGTGGACAGCAAGCGGCGCTGGGGCGTGCTGGGCTTCTTGTGGGTGCCCTACGGGATGCTGTTCAGCCACCGGGGCCTGTCGCACACCTGGCTGCTGGGACCGCTGACCCGGCTGGCGTATCTGGCCGTGATCGTGGGCCTGATCGCCGGATTGCTGCGCTTCGTGTGGCCGGGGGTGCCGCTGCCGAGCATTCCGCAGCCGATCAGTCTCAAGGTACTGCTGCCGCTCTTGCTGGGTTACTACCTCAGCCAGTGGCTGCACCTGCTGGCCGACGGGGTGCGGCCCGACCACGGGATGAGACATGCGCGGCGCAAGGTGCGGGGGCGGGGCTGA
- a CDS encoding ABC transporter substrate-binding protein: MKKLLLTALLATLPSAGAATLVFGGNGDPVSLEPGNITDGISIMVQRQIYDTLVDFKNGTTDLEPGLATSWKSNPAATQWTFTLRKNVKFHDGTPFNADAVVFNVSRWWDKAHPYGFRNQGRTFEIMGELLGGYKGDATAVIKNIVKVNDNTVRFDLNKPSSVFPSVIGSGYFGIASPAAIRKEGAKYGTPASKPVGTGPFIFQSWRTGDRVVLLPNKLYWGVKPKVDQLVVRSIKDASQRLNELKAGTIDFTNDLTPDALKSVQADRNLVAVKRPSFNVGFVSLNNRNQYLKNDQVRQAISMAINKEAIVEAFWNGLGTSNTSFVPPVLAWANSKNVPADYKFDPQAAKKMLADAGYPNGFSIDLWYMPVSRPYFPTPKPIAEAIAADLSAIGIKVNLKTQDWAKYLEERNKEPGFDMYMIGWTGDYGDPDNFYGAYYGSNASDDINWNPPEVQRLLEQGRAAVGQTAKARVYAQLHELTYKANYRLPVVHSQPLSAARSYLKGWVPSPLGSEAFNTITITGKR; this comes from the coding sequence ATGAAGAAACTGCTGCTGACTGCTCTACTCGCGACCCTTCCCAGCGCCGGGGCTGCCACGCTCGTGTTCGGCGGCAACGGCGACCCCGTCAGCCTGGAGCCGGGCAACATCACCGACGGCATCAGCATCATGGTGCAGCGCCAGATTTACGACACGCTGGTGGACTTCAAGAACGGCACGACCGACCTGGAACCCGGCCTGGCGACGAGCTGGAAGAGCAACCCGGCCGCAACCCAGTGGACCTTTACCCTGCGCAAGAACGTCAAGTTCCACGACGGCACGCCCTTCAACGCCGACGCGGTGGTGTTCAACGTGAGCCGCTGGTGGGACAAGGCGCACCCCTACGGCTTTCGCAACCAGGGCCGCACCTTCGAGATCATGGGCGAGCTGCTGGGCGGGTACAAGGGCGACGCGACCGCCGTCATCAAGAACATCGTCAAAGTCAACGACAACACGGTGCGCTTCGACCTCAACAAGCCGTCGAGCGTGTTTCCCAGCGTGATCGGCTCGGGCTACTTCGGCATCGCCAGCCCTGCGGCCATTCGCAAGGAGGGCGCGAAGTACGGCACGCCCGCCTCCAAGCCGGTCGGCACCGGCCCCTTCATCTTCCAGAGCTGGCGCACGGGTGACCGCGTGGTGCTGCTGCCCAACAAGCTGTACTGGGGCGTCAAGCCCAAGGTCGATCAGTTGGTGGTCCGCTCGATCAAGGACGCCTCGCAGCGCCTCAACGAGCTGAAGGCCGGAACCATCGACTTTACCAACGACCTGACGCCCGACGCCCTGAAGAGCGTGCAGGCCGACCGCAACCTGGTCGCGGTCAAGCGCCCCAGCTTCAACGTGGGCTTTGTCAGCCTGAACAACCGCAACCAGTACCTCAAGAACGACCAGGTGCGGCAGGCGATCTCCATGGCGATCAACAAGGAAGCCATCGTGGAAGCCTTCTGGAACGGACTGGGCACCAGCAACACCAGCTTCGTGCCGCCGGTGCTCGCCTGGGCGAACTCCAAGAACGTGCCCGCCGACTACAAGTTCGACCCGCAGGCCGCCAAGAAGATGCTCGCGGACGCGGGCTACCCCAACGGCTTTTCCATCGACCTGTGGTACATGCCGGTCAGCCGCCCGTACTTCCCCACGCCCAAGCCCATCGCGGAGGCCATCGCCGCCGACCTCTCGGCCATCGGCATCAAGGTGAACCTCAAGACCCAGGACTGGGCCAAGTACCTCGAAGAGCGCAACAAGGAACCCGGCTTCGACATGTACATGATCGGCTGGACCGGCGACTATGGAGACCCCGACAACTTCTACGGCGCCTACTACGGCTCGAACGCCAGCGACGACATCAACTGGAACCCGCCGGAAGTCCAGCGCCTGCTGGAGCAGGGCCGCGCCGCCGTCGGCCAGACCGCCAAGGCCCGCGTCTACGCCCAGCTGCACGAGCTGACCTACAAGGCCAACTACCGCCTGCCGGTGGTGCACAGCCAGCCGCTGTCGGCGGCCCGCTCCTACCTCAAAGGCTGGGTGCCCAGCCCGCTGGGCAGCGAGGCCTTCAACACCATTACCATCACGGGCAAGCGCTAA
- a CDS encoding ABC transporter permease, with the protein MTTLSPPAPAKRQPSIFWRRFRRSTPGKVGAVIVAAFVLLALLAPVIQPYDPTTDRNYRLNLKPPSVAALWNPEVAEEYRDPVTGAVGVWQAPFGTDNLGRSISTRVLHGAQLSLKVGVVSTVLALIAGTLLGLLAGYFGGLLDTVVGYLSDVMLAFPSILLAIGFASIFSSDNPPLLIAAMDRLFALNSPQLVTAMLAVSLVQVPVYMRLARAVVLSIREREFVQAAGALGASQGRMIFRHVLPNSLSPLIVQGALSIATATIEVAALGFLGIGAQPPLPEWGTMISDSRQYYVDAPWTMVFPGLAIFLTVLGFNLLGDGLRDVLDPRSTQ; encoded by the coding sequence ATGACCACCCTCTCCCCCCCCGCTCCGGCCAAGCGCCAGCCCAGCATCTTCTGGCGGCGCTTCCGGCGCTCGACGCCCGGCAAGGTCGGCGCGGTGATCGTGGCGGCGTTCGTGCTGCTGGCGCTGCTGGCGCCCGTGATCCAGCCCTACGACCCGACCACCGACCGTAACTACCGCCTCAACCTCAAGCCGCCCAGCGTGGCCGCGCTGTGGAACCCCGAGGTCGCCGAGGAATACCGCGACCCGGTGACCGGAGCCGTGGGCGTCTGGCAGGCCCCCTTCGGGACCGACAACCTGGGCCGCTCGATTTCCACCCGGGTGCTGCACGGCGCGCAGCTCAGCCTCAAGGTCGGCGTGGTGAGCACCGTGCTGGCCCTGATCGCGGGCACGCTGCTGGGGTTGCTGGCCGGGTACTTCGGCGGCCTGCTCGACACGGTGGTGGGCTACCTCAGCGACGTGATGCTGGCCTTTCCCAGCATTTTGCTCGCCATCGGCTTTGCCAGCATCTTTTCCAGCGACAATCCGCCGCTCTTGATCGCGGCGATGGACCGCCTGTTCGCGCTGAACAGTCCGCAACTCGTGACCGCGATGCTGGCGGTGTCGCTGGTGCAGGTGCCGGTGTACATGCGGCTGGCCCGCGCGGTGGTCCTGAGCATCCGCGAGCGCGAGTTCGTGCAGGCCGCCGGAGCGCTGGGCGCTTCTCAAGGCCGCATGATCTTCCGGCACGTGCTGCCCAACAGCCTCTCGCCCCTGATCGTGCAGGGCGCCCTGAGCATCGCCACCGCGACCATCGAGGTCGCCGCACTGGGCTTTCTGGGCATCGGCGCGCAGCCGCCCCTGCCCGAGTGGGGCACCATGATCAGCGATTCCAGGCAGTACTACGTGGACGCGCCGTGGACGATGGTCTTTCCGGGCCTGGCGATCTTCCTGACCGTACTGGGTTTCAACCTGCTGGGCGACGGCCTGCGCGACGTGCTCGACCCCAGAAGCACCCAGTAG
- a CDS encoding methyltransferase domain-containing protein → MNYDDFADLYDHQYGVYRDDLHFYAGVAERAGGPVLEVGAGTGRVTAFLARRGVPVVGLEPSARMIERGRARAQEEGLDLTFVQGGAQDFALEERFALVIAPFNALMHLYTPNEQLAALENLRAHLRPGGALAFDLYVPRYGEMNTVRHEGETFYGQGGSRTDVFLVQRHDRPRQHVTTEYHADTTAPDGTLRRRHYTLTQRYYTRFEMEWLLRHAGFEAPRVTGSFQGGPLTDASEVMVFQTRRRD, encoded by the coding sequence GTGAACTACGACGATTTCGCTGACCTCTACGACCACCAGTACGGCGTGTACCGCGACGACCTGCACTTCTACGCGGGGGTGGCCGAGCGCGCGGGCGGGCCGGTGCTGGAGGTGGGCGCCGGAACGGGACGGGTCACGGCTTTTCTGGCGCGGCGCGGCGTGCCGGTGGTGGGGCTGGAGCCGAGCGCCCGCATGATCGAGCGCGGGCGGGCGCGGGCGCAGGAAGAAGGGCTGGACCTGACCTTCGTGCAGGGCGGCGCGCAGGACTTCGCGCTGGAGGAGCGCTTCGCGCTGGTGATCGCGCCCTTCAACGCGCTGATGCACCTGTACACGCCGAATGAGCAGCTCGCCGCGCTGGAAAACCTGCGGGCACACCTGCGGCCGGGCGGCGCGCTCGCGTTCGACCTGTACGTGCCGCGCTACGGCGAGATGAACACCGTGCGGCACGAGGGCGAGACCTTCTACGGCCAGGGCGGCTCGCGCACGGACGTCTTCCTGGTCCAGCGCCACGACCGGCCCCGCCAGCACGTGACCACCGAGTACCACGCCGACACCACCGCCCCCGACGGTACCCTGCGGCGGCGGCACTACACCCTGACCCAGCGCTACTACACCCGCTTTGAGATGGAATGGTTGCTCCGGCACGCGGGCTTCGAGGCGCCGCGCGTGACAGGGAGTTTTCAGGGCGGCCCGCTGACCGACGCGAGCGAGGTGATGGTGTTCCAGACGCGGCGTAGAGATTAG
- a CDS encoding polysaccharide deacetylase family protein, with the protein MRRRWAWGAGLLTGYALLPYLLVQRLNLGLIREGAQGTRALALTFDDGPDPATTPAVLDALREAGARATFFVMAGRAGAHPELIRRMLAEGHEVGAHAVRHVHAWGRTPWGAFLDPGRAARRVASVTGQPVRWHRPPHGAYTLATWAGQRAAGVTGAHWSVEGRDWHPASTPQTVRARVNAQAHPGGIAVLHDAGPGARVSVPMLPGLLADLGERGYRLVPLGELPGAAPLGARALPRRVMGGLDRVLDRLSRTRPAGGRADNLFRVGRVRFPLPHVTLADGTPVPRGTPAAEFHVNNPLLVDLGLRRSLRLAREDFRAVARDLQTRPELGDAQVVFCLSALSPLLATLGFETQALSPADTRRLQTWANVLRRAYGSDPDAPEPKLSVMGRAGFLERYGTAERGRP; encoded by the coding sequence GTGAGGAGGCGCTGGGCGTGGGGGGCCGGGCTGCTCACCGGGTACGCGCTGCTGCCTTACCTGCTGGTGCAGCGGCTGAACCTGGGCCTGATCCGTGAGGGCGCCCAGGGCACCCGCGCGCTGGCGCTCACCTTCGACGACGGGCCGGACCCGGCCACGACCCCCGCCGTGCTGGACGCGTTGCGGGAGGCGGGGGCGCGGGCCACCTTTTTCGTGATGGCGGGGCGGGCGGGGGCGCACCCGGAGCTGATCCGGCGGATGCTCGCCGAAGGCCATGAGGTCGGGGCACACGCGGTCCGGCATGTCCACGCCTGGGGACGGACCCCCTGGGGCGCGTTTCTGGACCCGGGGCGCGCCGCCCGGCGCGTCGCGTCCGTCACCGGGCAGCCTGTGCGGTGGCACCGGCCCCCGCACGGCGCCTATACCCTCGCCACCTGGGCCGGACAGCGGGCGGCGGGCGTCACGGGCGCCCACTGGAGCGTCGAGGGCCGCGACTGGCACCCCGCCTCCACCCCGCAGACGGTGCGGGCGCGGGTGAACGCCCAGGCGCATCCGGGAGGAATCGCCGTGCTGCACGATGCGGGACCGGGCGCGCGGGTCAGCGTGCCGATGCTGCCGGGCCTGCTGGCCGATCTGGGCGAACGGGGCTACCGGCTGGTGCCGCTGGGCGAGCTGCCCGGCGCGGCGCCGCTGGGCGCGCGGGCACTTCCCCGCCGGGTGATGGGCGGCCTCGACCGGGTGCTCGACCGCCTGAGCCGCACCCGCCCCGCCGGGGGCCGCGCGGACAACCTCTTCCGGGTGGGACGGGTGCGCTTTCCGCTGCCGCACGTCACGCTGGCAGACGGCACCCCGGTCCCCAGGGGCACGCCCGCCGCCGAGTTCCACGTCAACAATCCGCTGCTGGTGGACCTGGGCCTGCGCCGCAGCCTGCGCCTGGCCCGGGAGGACTTCCGCGCCGTGGCCCGCGACCTCCAGACCCGGCCCGAGCTGGGAGACGCGCAGGTCGTCTTCTGCCTCAGCGCCCTGTCGCCGCTGCTTGCCACCCTGGGGTTCGAGACCCAGGCCCTCTCGCCCGCCGACACGCGCCGGCTTCAGACCTGGGCGAATGTGCTGCGCCGCGCCTACGGCAGCGACCCGGACGCGCCCGAGCCGAAACTGAGCGTCATGGGGCGGGCAGGCTTTCTGGAGCGGTATGGAACGGCGGAGCGTGGGCGGCCATGA
- a CDS encoding ABC transporter permease, with the protein MTSYLIRRILRTLLVMIGISVVVFAFVRSIPGDPATAMLGERATPEAAAALREQLGLNKPWFINFQNPTNPLDAQFPKYVGQLVQGDLGSGLKSNIPVRDELAARFPATAELAVAALLFALLVGLPAGILAALRRNSVWDNLATTISLVGVSMPIFWLGLLLSYFFAVRLGWLPPSARLGNETVLEPVTGFYVLDALLRGQPAAAWDAVRHLILPAIALGTIPLAIIARITRSSLLEVLGQDYVRTARAKGLSHRTVTLKHALRNALLPVVTVIGLQAGALLGGAVLTETIFSWPGLGSWVYEAISQRDYPVIQGGVIFAALVVSLVNLLVDLSYAALDPRIQYR; encoded by the coding sequence TTGACCAGTTACCTGATCCGCCGCATTCTGCGGACCCTGCTGGTGATGATCGGCATCAGCGTGGTGGTGTTCGCCTTCGTGCGCTCGATTCCCGGCGACCCGGCGACCGCCATGCTGGGCGAGCGCGCCACGCCCGAGGCCGCCGCCGCCCTGCGCGAGCAGCTGGGGCTGAACAAGCCGTGGTTCATCAACTTCCAGAACCCCACCAATCCCCTCGACGCGCAGTTTCCCAAGTACGTGGGTCAACTGGTGCAGGGCGACCTGGGCAGCGGCCTCAAGAGCAACATCCCGGTGCGCGACGAACTTGCCGCCCGCTTTCCCGCGACCGCCGAACTCGCCGTCGCCGCCCTGCTGTTCGCGCTGCTGGTCGGGCTGCCCGCCGGGATTCTGGCGGCGCTGCGGCGCAACAGCGTGTGGGACAACCTCGCCACCACCATCAGCCTGGTGGGGGTCAGCATGCCGATTTTCTGGCTGGGCCTGCTGCTGTCGTACTTTTTCGCAGTGCGGCTGGGCTGGCTGCCGCCCTCGGCGCGGCTGGGCAACGAGACCGTGCTGGAACCGGTCACCGGGTTCTATGTCCTCGACGCCCTGCTGCGCGGCCAACCCGCCGCCGCCTGGGACGCCGTGCGGCACCTGATCTTGCCCGCCATCGCGCTGGGCACCATTCCGCTGGCGATCATCGCGCGCATCACCCGCTCCAGCCTGTTGGAAGTACTGGGCCAGGACTATGTCCGCACTGCCCGCGCCAAGGGACTGTCGCACCGCACCGTGACCCTGAAGCACGCGCTGAGAAACGCCCTGCTGCCGGTCGTGACCGTGATCGGGTTGCAGGCCGGGGCGCTGCTGGGCGGCGCCGTGCTCACCGAGACGATCTTTTCCTGGCCGGGGCTGGGGTCGTGGGTCTATGAGGCGATCAGTCAGCGCGACTACCCGGTCATTCAGGGCGGCGTGATCTTCGCGGCGCTGGTGGTCAGTCTGGTCAACCTGCTGGTGGACCTCAGCTACGCCGCGCTCGACCCCAGGATTCAGTACCGCTGA
- a CDS encoding S8 family serine peptidase, which produces MKRLSPVLTALLLLASCAAPPAPPSPPPVTPPVTPGAPTCGDTSQTSGASLTAPARAAALPVPRLTPASAGSTLALGTALGGELTQAFTGRWELDRVPDWLSVQPARGEGNVALKVTADRARATPTAADQPQLSGEVSVTWQQGTQSGRFSWTVTADQYTLTGRVLDAARAQGTDAGTGGDVAAQGTAAARGVIVKYRSAAAQAVALGRAAPAGTLSGAAQATTLDTLAGLGAGRGALADLGGRRLHLQTNDVAGALRALRSDPNVEYAVPNALLRAQAEAAPVVPTDQYAGLQWAYKLLGYPAVWRDMEAGSYTRPVTVAVIDSGVRFDHPDLAGQFHGPGEGALDVLCFAPPVNGAGGYDNGDGDGVDTDPTDPGSPTGGGGSHGTHVSGIIAARWGQIGPFPGCPECSTSGGVGASYKAPVKVLPIRVIDAAGDAEIADVVTGLRYAAGLEVTLEGQAYRTPHPAQVINLSLGAAISADTARPLCEAVADATRAGALVVVAAGNGYGTAPFYPAACEGAVAVGAVTLSGASAPAHARYSNRYAQVQLSAPGGVDLNPATFYNGAQLNGDPYADVILSTDWDYTRNQPTYMGHSGTSQAAPQVSALAALLLSKGVTQGREDTLKRLVDTATDLGAEGRDPQFGHGMVNAAAALGAPAISDTLGLRVQDSRGLAFQPRLDALGRFNAYLPDGIFRVVAGRDRDGNGIYGEAHEPRTEREADLGPGQVQVDLGDLTPTP; this is translated from the coding sequence ATGAAACGCCTCTCGCCCGTCCTCACGGCGCTGCTGCTCCTGGCAAGCTGCGCCGCCCCCCCGGCGCCTCCCAGTCCGCCCCCGGTGACGCCTCCGGTCACGCCGGGCGCGCCGACCTGCGGGGACACGAGTCAAACCTCCGGGGCCAGCCTGACGGCCCCCGCCCGCGCGGCGGCGCTGCCGGTCCCCCGGCTGACCCCGGCGAGCGCCGGCAGCACCCTGGCGCTGGGCACGGCGCTGGGGGGCGAACTGACGCAGGCGTTCACCGGCCGCTGGGAACTCGACCGGGTGCCGGACTGGCTGAGCGTGCAGCCTGCGCGCGGCGAGGGCAACGTCGCCCTAAAGGTCACCGCCGACCGCGCGCGGGCCACCCCGACCGCCGCTGACCAGCCCCAGCTCAGCGGCGAGGTCAGCGTGACCTGGCAGCAGGGAACCCAGAGCGGGCGCTTCAGCTGGACCGTCACCGCCGACCAGTACACCCTGACCGGCCGGGTGCTGGACGCCGCGCGCGCGCAGGGCACGGACGCGGGCACCGGAGGGGACGTCGCGGCGCAGGGGACGGCGGCCGCCCGGGGCGTGATCGTGAAGTACCGCTCGGCGGCGGCCCAGGCGGTGGCGCTGGGGCGCGCGGCTCCGGCGGGCACGCTGAGCGGGGCGGCGCAGGCCACCACCCTGGACACTCTGGCGGGACTGGGGGCGGGACGCGGGGCGCTGGCCGACCTGGGAGGCCGCCGCCTGCACCTCCAGACCAACGACGTGGCGGGAGCGCTGCGGGCGCTGCGCTCGGATCCCAACGTGGAATATGCCGTGCCCAACGCGCTGCTGCGTGCCCAGGCGGAGGCGGCCCCGGTGGTGCCGACCGACCAGTACGCCGGGCTGCAATGGGCCTACAAGCTGCTGGGCTACCCGGCTGTCTGGCGCGACATGGAGGCGGGGAGCTACACCCGCCCGGTCACGGTCGCCGTGATCGACTCGGGCGTGCGCTTCGACCATCCCGACCTGGCGGGGCAGTTCCACGGGCCGGGTGAGGGCGCGCTCGACGTGCTGTGTTTCGCGCCCCCGGTGAACGGGGCGGGCGGCTACGACAACGGCGACGGCGACGGGGTGGACACCGACCCGACCGATCCCGGCTCGCCCACGGGCGGGGGCGGCAGCCACGGCACCCACGTCAGCGGCATCATCGCGGCGCGCTGGGGGCAAATCGGGCCGTTTCCCGGCTGCCCGGAGTGCAGCACCAGCGGCGGGGTGGGCGCCAGCTACAAAGCGCCCGTCAAGGTGCTGCCCATCCGCGTGATCGACGCGGCGGGCGACGCGGAGATCGCCGACGTGGTCACCGGCCTGCGCTACGCGGCGGGGCTGGAGGTCACGCTGGAGGGCCAGGCGTACCGCACGCCGCACCCGGCGCAGGTCATCAACCTCAGCCTGGGGGCGGCGATCTCGGCCGACACGGCCCGTCCGCTGTGCGAGGCGGTGGCCGACGCGACCCGCGCGGGGGCGCTGGTGGTCGTCGCCGCTGGCAACGGCTACGGGACCGCGCCCTTTTACCCCGCCGCCTGCGAGGGCGCGGTCGCGGTGGGCGCGGTGACGCTCTCGGGCGCCAGCGCCCCCGCGCACGCCCGCTATTCCAACCGCTACGCGCAGGTTCAGCTCTCGGCGCCGGGCGGCGTGGACCTCAACCCGGCGACCTTTTACAACGGCGCCCAGCTCAACGGCGATCCCTACGCGGACGTGATTCTCTCCACCGACTGGGACTACACCAGAAACCAGCCCACCTACATGGGCCATTCAGGCACCAGCCAGGCGGCCCCGCAGGTCAGCGCGCTCGCGGCGCTGCTGCTCAGCAAGGGCGTGACCCAGGGGCGCGAGGACACCCTGAAGCGGCTGGTGGACACGGCCACCGACCTAGGCGCCGAGGGGCGTGACCCGCAGTTCGGGCACGGGATGGTCAACGCGGCGGCGGCCCTGGGCGCCCCGGCGATCAGCGACACGCTGGGCCTGCGGGTGCAGGACAGCCGGGGCCTGGCCTTTCAGCCCAGGCTCGACGCGCTGGGCCGCTTCAACGCCTACCTCCCGGACGGCATCTTCCGGGTCGTGGCGGGACGCGACCGCGACGGCAACGGCATCTACGGCGAGGCGCACGAGCCGCGCACCGAGCGCGAGGCCGACCTCGGCCCTGGGCAGGTGCAGGTAGACCTCGGGGACCTGACCCCCACGCCCTGA
- a CDS encoding shikimate dehydrogenase, translated as MPAPSDVPLALIGYPVSAARALRERGLLALPVPDEELPAVLDACRTLGFAGALVHPSREVAVAGQVEADPAARRVGRVDALAFTGGVHGTYALADALTDAVEASGYAARGADALLLGTGADLARALPLVRLGFGNVGIVADSYPEAERFARDLPANVRAFPVARRDSALASLADRADLVVLTGGSLPPGLLQPYHTLVDLTGQATPGSSGASGLDLSGLPALRLVRQLLHATGQRYRPEDLSGLVTALA; from the coding sequence ATGCCCGCCCCCTCTGACGTGCCCCTCGCCCTGATCGGTTACCCCGTCTCCGCCGCCCGCGCCCTGCGGGAGAGGGGTCTGCTGGCCCTGCCTGTGCCCGACGAGGAGCTGCCCGCCGTGCTGGACGCCTGCCGCACGCTGGGGTTCGCGGGCGCGCTCGTCCACCCCTCGCGCGAGGTCGCGGTGGCCGGGCAGGTGGAGGCCGACCCGGCCGCGCGGCGGGTGGGCCGGGTGGACGCCCTGGCCTTTACCGGCGGCGTCCACGGCACCTACGCCCTGGCCGACGCCCTGACCGACGCGGTCGAGGCCAGCGGATACGCGGCGCGCGGCGCCGACGCGCTGCTGCTGGGGACTGGCGCGGACCTCGCGCGGGCGCTGCCGCTGGTGCGCCTGGGCTTTGGCAACGTGGGCATCGTGGCGGACTCCTACCCGGAAGCCGAGCGCTTCGCCCGCGACCTGCCCGCCAACGTGCGCGCCTTTCCGGTCGCCCGCCGCGACTCGGCCCTCGCTTCTCTCGCCGACCGCGCCGACCTGGTCGTGCTGACGGGCGGGAGCCTGCCGCCCGGCCTGCTCCAGCCCTACCACACCCTGGTGGACCTGACCGGCCAGGCCACCCCCGGGAGCAGCGGCGCGTCCGGCCTGGACCTCTCCGGGCTGCCCGCGCTGCGCCTCGTCCGGCAACTGCTGCACGCCACCGGCCAGCGTTACCGGCCCGAGGACCTCAGCGGCCTGGTGACGGCGCTCGCCTGA
- a CDS encoding MGDG synthase family glycosyltransferase — translation MRALILSASFGSGHHQANDALDRALRARGVPLRARHADLLRYLNPLERGVTAGTYAAWLRYAPGMYRAFYDWTDRESEPRFLTGAFGVLGLRGMCRDVSALRPEVVVSSYPTPVALAHTARARLGLDFLNALVVTDYRVHHHWARPEAELLMVATEEARAQMGRWRIPEQDVVVTGIPINPAYRALIGADRAALREKRGLRPDQPLILVSGGGTGSYRALSRVLGELGALGRQVQVLVLAGARARGVTRVGGATVHALGFTTDFPELLAASDLVVGKAGGLTVAEATTLGVPLVVHEPIPGQEEHNADYLVRHGAARWARGLADVRPAVLRALDPAEHACLSARATALSVPDAADRVAGALLRRLGRA, via the coding sequence CTGCGGGCCTTGATTCTGTCGGCGTCGTTCGGCAGCGGGCACCACCAGGCCAACGACGCGCTCGACCGGGCGCTGCGGGCGCGGGGCGTCCCCCTGCGGGCGCGGCACGCCGACCTGCTGCGCTACCTCAACCCCCTTGAGCGTGGGGTCACGGCGGGCACCTACGCGGCGTGGCTGCGCTACGCGCCGGGGATGTACCGGGCCTTTTACGACTGGACCGACCGCGAGAGCGAGCCGCGTTTTCTCACCGGCGCGTTCGGCGTGCTGGGCTTGCGCGGCATGTGCCGGGACGTATCGGCGCTGCGGCCCGAGGTCGTGGTGAGCAGCTACCCCACGCCGGTCGCGCTGGCGCACACGGCGCGCGCCCGGCTGGGGCTGGATTTCCTAAACGCGCTGGTCGTGACCGACTACCGCGTCCACCACCACTGGGCGCGGCCCGAAGCCGAGCTGCTGATGGTGGCGACCGAAGAGGCGCGCGCGCAGATGGGCCGCTGGCGCATTCCCGAGCAGGACGTGGTCGTGACCGGCATTCCCATCAATCCGGCGTACCGGGCGCTGATCGGGGCCGACCGGGCGGCGCTGCGGGAAAAGCGCGGGCTGAGGCCGGACCAGCCGCTGATCCTGGTCTCGGGGGGCGGGACCGGCAGCTACCGGGCACTTTCGCGGGTGCTGGGGGAACTGGGCGCCCTGGGGCGGCAGGTGCAGGTGCTGGTGCTGGCGGGGGCGCGGGCGCGCGGGGTGACGCGGGTGGGCGGCGCCACCGTCCACGCGCTGGGCTTCACCACCGACTTTCCCGAACTGCTGGCCGCGTCCGATCTGGTGGTGGGCAAGGCGGGCGGCCTGACGGTGGCCGAGGCGACCACGCTGGGGGTGCCGCTGGTCGTCCACGAACCCATTCCCGGGCAGGAGGAGCACAACGCCGACTACCTGGTGCGCCACGGGGCGGCGCGGTGGGCGCGGGGGCTGGCCGACGTGCGCCCCGCCGTGCTGCGGGCGCTGGACCCTGCCGAGCACGCCTGCCTGAGCGCCCGCGCCACCGCCCTGAGCGTGCCCGACGCCGCCGACCGGGTGGCGGGTGCGCTGCTGCGCAGGCTGGGGCGGGCGTGA